From Candidatus Doudnabacteria bacterium, a single genomic window includes:
- the gatC gene encoding Asp-tRNA(Asn)/Glu-tRNA(Gln) amidotransferase subunit GatC, whose amino-acid sequence MAISIEEVNRIAKLARLSFSEDQKQKLQQELSAILDYVDQLKEVEGRVSPEAADPGAVNLMRNDVAQETAAPEDFLKQAPAREGNFIKVKSVLD is encoded by the coding sequence ATGGCAATTTCTATAGAAGAAGTCAACAGGATCGCAAAGCTGGCCCGCTTATCATTTAGCGAAGACCAGAAACAAAAATTGCAGCAAGAGTTGTCGGCAATTCTGGATTACGTGGACCAGCTGAAAGAAGTGGAAGGCAGGGTCAGTCCCGAAGCTGCAGATCCGGGTGCGGTTAACCTGATGCGCAACGACGTGGCGCAGGAAACCGCGGCACCGGAAGATTTTTTGAAGCAAGCGCCGGCTCGAGAGGGAAATTTTATTAAAGTAAAGAGTGTTTTAGACTGA